One Aegilops tauschii subsp. strangulata cultivar AL8/78 chromosome 2, Aet v6.0, whole genome shotgun sequence genomic window, AAAACATAATACCCCAGGCGTTTGCCTTGCCAAATTGCTGCTACTACTCTAACCTGAAAAGTGAAAACATTTAGAGCAGAGAAAGGGTTTACAGAAAACATCAGAGCAACGCTCCCGCCCATTGATTGTCCCGTCTTACTGAACACAAGTCAGACTTTCCAGTACTATGTAGGATGACCCTCTCCTAAGTGCTAACAAGCAGGGACTGGCCTGGACATTcgcagaacaacaacaacaacaacaaaaatctATCCCTAATAATAAcacacggattgactttgtcggcttcaccgtcacaatacgcttctttCCGTAATTTTACGCTTTCAGTTTAAATTTAAAACATattcgaggtggtactaaatttccCGTAATTTTCGTCCGTCCGTCTAGCAAAATTTCCGTATGCAGGTTTTTTTTAGGGTCAAGCATAGCTTGTATATTACTGGTGCCCGGGCAAATCACCCAAACATGCAGCCACATTGGCTGGAACATCCGACTCCCACTCCACAGAGTGGTTTACATCACATAAACGGCCAAGCTTGGCGAGCTCATCGGCTACAGAGTTTACATGTCTCTTACAGAACATAATTTCATGGTGTGAAAACCACAGCTTGAGTTGAAGCTTTGTATCTTCGATGATTGCTGAGTATGCCGAGGAATCTACCTTCCCCAAGTCCATGGCTTCCGCTAGCAATTGGCAGTCCGTCTCGAAGATCACTCGTAGCATACCCATGTCCGCAGCAAAGGAGACGGCATCGGCCATTGCATGAACCTCGGCCGCAAAGGCATCAGGAACGAATTCCTTTCTGCCAGCTCTTGCGCCcaggatcgtgccggccgcaTCTCTCGCCACCACACCCCATCCAGCATGTGTCTCGTCTGGCATGTGCGACCCGTCGATGTTGAGTTTGATCTTGTCATTCGGTGGGGGTATCCACACGCAGATTTCTCTGGAGCAGCCCCTGCTTGTGCATAGACCTGGTAATATTCCAAGGCGCTGCTCCTCGTTCTCCTCGCCACGTCCGCGGACGTCTCCGGCATCTCTCCTTCCCTCACCTTATTCCGGTTGCTCCACCACAGTCACCAGAAGGTAAGAATTAGGATGCGCTTTTTCTCATCTAACCCCCATAGAAAATCCAACATCACATGCACAGACGTGATACGTTCCAGCTCCATTCTTTCCTTCTCCAGCGAAAGGTCCCTCCAGACTTCCTTGACTGCCTTGCATTTGACGAACAAGTGCGCCCCTGTCCTCCTCCCACTTCCACAAAATAAGCACGTTTTATCCTCAACTTGCACACCTCTTCTCACAAGGTTAGTTCGTAAAGCCAGAGACTCATGCTTTATGCGTCATGCAAACATCTGGATATTCCTTGGGCAGGGTAGCTTCCACAACCTCTTCCATGAATCATCATGACAGTTGTCGAGGTTCCCAGGTAGGCCCGTGCTACTGCCCGCATTGCCATCACGCTCGTTCTTCTCCAACTGAACATGCAGTTTGTATGCACTCTTGATTGTGTGATTTCCTTTTGCTTCGAATTGCCAGGCAATAAAATCATCAACTCCTTCGCGAAGAGGGATTTGCAGGATAGAGGCTGCATCAACTGGCCAAAAGGTATCTCGGACGAGTTGCTCATCCCAACTCCCCGTTATTGGGCTAATGAGGTCAGAAACAAACTCAAGCAGGCTGGCCCCCCTCGGAGTTAAAACCTTTTGTGACCACGGCCTAGGAAGCCACAGATCAGACCAGAACCGCACCTGTGTGCCCTCCCCAATACGCCAAATGTACCCCTCCTTAAACAGATCCAACCCATGAAGGAGACTTCTCCATGAATAAGAGATCCCATCCTTTGCCACGGCATCTAGAACATGAGTGTTTGGAAAAAATATCGGGCCTTCAGGATTTGAGCGCAAAGGGACTCCGGGTTTTGGATCAAACGCCAAATCTGCTGGGAGAGCATAGCCCTCCTTGAGCTTAATTCTTGGCAGAAACTGCGCAAGTCCCCCTTGAGCTTTTGACCGTGTCAATTTTTCCCAGCTGATCCAGTGAAGCGTGTTTTCCTTCTCTTGCTGGCTCCACCAATACTTTCCCATAAGCGAGCTTAATTCTTGGCAGAATGACTTAGTCAGATAGAAGCACGACATAGCAAAGGTTGGGATGGCCTGCGCAACTGCTTTCACCAGGGTCTCCTTCCCTACTTTCGCTATGAGCCGCTCCTGCCATCCATAAACCTTCCCTGCCATTGAGCCTTTGACATAAGCGAAGGCTTTCTTCTTTGATTTACCCACATGGACCGGGAGGCCAAGATACTTTTCATTCCAATTCTCGCTCTGAATGTGTATGGTCTGTTTCACCAATTCTCGTGTCTCCGCTAGCGTGTTCGGACTGAACATTACAGCCGATTTCTCTGTGTTGATGCATTGTCCCGAGCATTGCTCATACAGGTCAAGAACTCCTCGCAGCGCTGCCACTTCCTCACTGCTCGCCTTAAGTAACAACATGGAGTCGTCTGCAAAGAGAAGATGAGACACAGCCAGTGCATTGGAACAAATTTTCACCCCACTTATGAGGCCCCTCCTTGGGGCGTCGTGAAGAAGTGCCGAGAGCCCCTCCGCACAAATGACAAAGAGATATGGTGATATAGGGTCGCCTGTCTCAAGCCACATGAAG contains:
- the LOC141041315 gene encoding uncharacterized protein; protein product: MVSWQKEVVGEIEGRLKKARKDLERCMRCPVSEEKIAEEARLRCVVNDLEEKKNTKEKQRSRVSWLKDGNRNTRYFMAFASARRKMNRVKELKKEDGSVVKEGEELTNYICSYFQDLFTSRTGNRLHELIDKVEPRITTPMHAVLDAEFTREEVKAALDHIGDLKAPGPDGMPSILYKKHWHFMGDRVVDEVLAVLNGGPIPEGWNETIVVLIPKVRTPSRIKDLRPISLCNVIYKLVSKVIANRLKIILPDIISDNQSAFVPGRLITDNVLIAYELSHFLLGRKKGKEDFAAVKADMSKAYDRVEWSFLEAMLDDSMLLLKASSEEVAALRGVLDLYEQCSGQCINTEKSAVMFSPNTLAETRELVKQTIHIQSENWNEKYLGLPVHVGKSKKKAFAYVKGSMAGKVYGWQERLIAKVGKETLVKAVAQAIPTFAMSCFYLTKSFCQELSSLMGKYWWSQQEKENTLHWISWEKLTRSKAQGGLAQFLPRIKLKEGYALPADLAFDPKPGVPLRSNPEGPIFFPNTHVLDAVAKDGISYSWRSLLHGLDLFKEGYIWRIGEGTQVRFWSDLWLPRPWSQKLEKNERDGNAGSSTGLPGNLDNCHDDSWKRLWKLPCPRNIQIGRRTGAHLFVKCKAVKEVWRDLSLEKERMELEREGRRDAGDVRGRGEENEEQRLGILPGLCTSRGCSREICVWIPPPNDKIKLNIDGSHMPDETHAGWGVVARDAAGTILGARAGRKEFVPDAFAAEVHAMADAVSFAADMGMLRVIFETDCQLLAEAMDLGKVDSSAYSAIIEDTKLQLKLWFSHHEIMFCKRHVNSVADELAKLGRLCDVNHSVEWESDVPANVAACLGDLPGHQ